The genomic segment TCTGGACACTATCACAGCTCAATAAATATACAAGCGGGGCACAAAGCGCAGCTCGAGGCGAATCGAGAAACCCTGTGGCGAGGGGGCTTGCCCCCGTTGGGTCGCGAAGCGGCCCCATAAACTTACGACTGCTTCGCAGCCGAACGGGGGGCAAGCCCCCTCACCACAAAAGCCCTTTATACCGAAGCTTTGCGCTGCACAGCCTGGGCACAAATCACCCGCCGACGCTCATCGTCCGCCGAACGCCACTCGCGAATATCCTCGACATGGCGAAAACACCCCAGGCAAACCTTTTGCTCATCCAGCCGACACACACCGCTGCACGGCGACGCAACTGCAGGGCTGACGTTGCTGTAAAGCGGCTTGGGCGGGCGAACGGTGGCAGGCTGAGTCACGGTCTCACAGGCCTTCGAAATCGAATTCGGCGCCGGCCTGCTGCTGGACGATGCGTTCCAGCATCTCGCCCAGTTGCTCTTCGCTCTTGTCACACATCCAGCGCTCGCTCTCTTCGTCGTAGTCGAAGTGGAAGCCACCGGACACCGCCGCCAGCCACAGCTGACGCAGCGGCTCCTGGCGGCTGAAGATCAACTGGCTGCCATTTTCGAACTTGACGGTGAGCACACCGGCCGAGCTCTCCAGGTCGATATCCAGGTCACTCTCGTCAAAAATGTCCTCCAGCGTTTGCTGGGTGGCATCGACGAGGTCGTGGAAACGGGCTTCGGTCAAACTCATTGTGGCAACCTCAAAAAATGTCTGATCACGCTCAAGCGCCGCAAGATACGGGCGAGCCCCGGCGATTGCAAAGGATAACGACCAAGGGGCCTGCCGGTACATCAAACAGTGTACCTGTGGGAACGGGCTTGCCCGCGAAGAGGCCGGCCCATTCAACATCTTTGTCGACTGAACCGACGCCTTCGCGGGCAAGCCCGCTCCCACAGTGATCGATTCGCATCAAGTCAAGGCCCGCCGGACGGGAGCCGCGTCACATAGGCAAGCTGCCGGGTGGCCGGTATACTCCGGCGCAATTAACGCATTTTCAAGGATTTCGCCATGAAGCGCCTGATCTCTTCCCTTGCTGCGCTCGTCGCGGTTGCCTGCCTTGTATCGGCCTGTGGTCAAAAAGGCCCGCTGTACCTGCCAGATCCCAGCCAGGACCCTGCAGAGCAGGCCAAGTCGTCGCAGAAATCGCCGTCGAAAGCACATCAGCACGACGCCGAAACCTCCTCTTACTAAGGGAACGCCATGGACGCTTTTAACTACCGTGGCGGGGAGCTGTTCGCGGAAGGCGTGGCCCTGTCCGCCATCGCCGAACGCTTTGGCACGCCGACCTACGTCTACTCCCGCGCTCACATCGAAGCCCAGTACCTGGCGTACGCCGATGCGCTGGCCGGCATGCCGCACCTGGTCTGTTTTGCGGTCAAGGCCAACTCCAACCTCGGCGTCCTGAATGTCCTGGCCCGTCTCGGCGCCGGTTTCGACATCGTTTCCCGTGGCGAACTGGAACGCGTACTGGCCGCTGGCGGCAGCCCCGATAAGATCGTCTTCTCCGGTGTCGGCAAGACCCGTGACGACATGCGTCGCGCCCTGGAAGTCGGCGTGCACTGCTTCAACGTCGAATCCACCGACGAGCTGGAACGCCTGCAAGTGGTCGCCGCCGAACTGGGCGTTCGCGCGCCGATCTCGTTGCGCGTGAACCCGGACGTCGATGCTGGCACCCACCCGTACATTTCCACCGGTCTCAAAGAGAACAAGTTCGGCATCGCCATTGCCGACGCCGAAGACGTGTACATCCGCGCAGCCCAATTGCCCAACCTGGAAGTCGTCGGTGTCGATTGCCACATCGGCTCGCAACTGACCAGCCTGCCTCCGTTCCTCGATGCGCTCGACCGCCTGCTGGGTCTGGTCGATCGGCTGGGCGACTGCGGCATCTACCTGCGTCACATCGATCTCGGTGGTGGCCTGGGCGTGCGTTATCGCGATGAAGAGCCGCCATTGGCTGGCGACTACATCAAGGCTGTGCGCGAACGTCTCGACGGTCGTGACCTGGCGCTGGTGTTCGAGCCAGGCCGCTTCATCGTCGCCAACGCCGGCGTGCTGCTGACCCAGGTCGAGTACCTCAAGCACACCGAACACAAAGACTTCGCCATCGTCGATGCGGCCATGAACGACCTGATCCGCCCGGCGCTGTATCAGGCCTGGATGGACGTCACTGCCGTGCGCCCTCGCGATACCGCGACGCGCGCCTACGACATCGTCGGCCCGATCTGCGAAACCGGCGACTTCCTGGCCAAGGATCGTCAGCTGGCCCTGGAAGAAGGCGACTTGCTGGCCGTGCATTCGGCGGGTGCCTACGGGTTTGTCATGAGTTCCAACTACAACACGCGCGGTCGTACCGCCGAAGTGTTGGTGGACGGTGATCAGGCATTCGAAGTGCGTCGCCGTGAAACGGTAGCCGAGTTGTTTGCTGGCGAAAGCCTGCTGCCGGAGTAAAACCATGCTGCTGCGTTTTACCAAGATGCACGGCCTGGGCAATGACTTCATGGTCCTCGACCTGGTCAGCCAGCACGCGCACATCCTGCCCAAACACGCCAAGCAATGGGGCGACCGGCACACCGGTATCGGTTTCGACCAGTTGCTGATCGTCGAAGCGCCGAGCAACCCGGACGTGGATTTCCGTTACCGGATCTTCAACTCCGACGGCTCCGAAGTGGAACAGTGCGGCAACGGTGCGCGCTGCTTCGCCCGTTTCGTGCTCGACAAACGCCTGACCGCCAAACGGCAGATTCGCGTCGAGACCAAAAGCGGCATTATCGAACTGGATATCCGCAGCGACGGTCAGATCAGCGTCGACATGGGCGCGCCGCGCCTGGTGCCGGCCGACATCCCGTTCGAAGCCCAGGGCCAGGCCCTGAGCTACCCGCTGGAAGTCGATGGCACCACCGTGGAACTGGCCGCCGTGTCCATGGGCAACCCCCATGCCGTGCTGCGGGTCAGCGACATCAACAACGCACCGGTGCATGAACTGGGACCGAAAATCGAACACCATCCGCGCTTCCCGGCGCGGGTCAATGTCGGTTTTCTCCAGGTCATCGACCGGAACCGCGCGCAATTGCGCGTCTGGGAACGTGGCGCAGGGGAAACCCAGGCCTGCGGCACCGGCGCCTGTGCAGCTGCGGTGGCTGCGATCAGCCAGGGGTGGATGGATTCGCCGCTGTTGATCGACCTGCCCGGCGGGCGTCTGTCCATTGAATGGGCAGGCCCTGGCCAACCGGTGATGATGACCGGCCCGGCAGTGCGCGTATACGAAGGACAAGTGCGTCTTTGAGAGAGCCAAATCCATGAAAGATAAGCCCCAGGTCCCCGCCCGACAGCCCGACGAATCCCCTTCCGAAAGCCTTGAGGCGGCGGCGATTGCCGCGTACCTGGAGGCTCATCCGGATTTCTTCGTCGACCACGAAGAACTGCTCCCGGCCCTGCGCATTCCGCACCAGCGCGGCGACACCGTGTCGCTGGTAGAACGCCAGATGACCATCCTGCGCGACCGCAATATCGAACTGCGTCATCGCCTCTCGCACTTGATGGACGTCGCTCGCGACAACGACCGGCTCTTCGACAAGACCCGCCGCCTGATTCTCGCGCTGATGGACGCCACCAGCCTGGAAGAAGTGGTGATCAGTGTCGAAGACAGCTTGCGCCAAGACTTCCAGGTGCCCTTCGTCAGCCTGATCCTGCTGGGTGACAACGCCCTGCCCGTGGGCCGCTGGGCCACCCACGCCGACGCGCAAACCGCCATCGGCGGGCTGCTCTCGGAAGACAAAAGTGTGTGCGGCAGCTTGCGCGAACACGAACTGGACTTCCTGTTCGGCGAAGACCAGCGCAAGCAGATCGGCTCGACCGCTGTCGTCGCTATCAGCTATCAGGGCATCCACGGTGTCCTGGCCATTGCCAGCCGCGATCCGCAGCACTACAAGAGTTCGGTGGGCACGCTGTTCCTCAGCTACATCGCCGAGGTCATGGGCCGCGTGCTGCCACGGGTCAATAATTCCCTGCGCTCGGTACGCTGACCATGGAACGGCAACTGGACGCTTACTGCGAACACCTGCGCAGTGAGCGGCAGGTGTCGCCGCACACGCTGGACGCCTACCGCCGCGACCTCGACAAAGTGCTGGGCTGGTGCATCAAACAGAATATCGGCAGTTGGGCCGCACTGGACATCCAGCGCTTGCGCAGCCTGATTGCGCGCCTGCATTCGCAGGGCCAGTCGTCCCGCAGCCTGGCGCGCCTGCTGTCCGCAGTGCGCGGGCTTTATCACTATTTGAACCGCGAAGGCCTGTGCGATCACGACCCGGCCAATGGCCTGGCGCCGCCCAAGGGTGAACGCCGACTGCCGAAAACCCTCGACACCGACCGGGCGTTGCAACTGCTGGAAGGCGCTGTGGAAGACGACTTTCTCGCCCGTCGGGATCAGGCGATTCTGGAGCTGTTCTATTCCTCGGGCCTGCGCCTTTCGGAGCTGACCGGGCTCAACCTTGA from the Pseudomonas sp. N3-W genome contains:
- a CDS encoding DUF1289 domain-containing protein: MTQPATVRPPKPLYSNVSPAVASPCSGVCRLDEQKVCLGCFRHVEDIREWRSADDERRRVICAQAVQRKASV
- the cyaY gene encoding iron donor protein CyaY; the encoded protein is MSLTEARFHDLVDATQQTLEDIFDESDLDIDLESSAGVLTVKFENGSQLIFSRQEPLRQLWLAAVSGGFHFDYDEESERWMCDKSEEQLGEMLERIVQQQAGAEFDFEGL
- the lptM gene encoding LPS translocon maturation chaperone LptM, coding for MKRLISSLAALVAVACLVSACGQKGPLYLPDPSQDPAEQAKSSQKSPSKAHQHDAETSSY
- the lysA gene encoding diaminopimelate decarboxylase, coding for MDAFNYRGGELFAEGVALSAIAERFGTPTYVYSRAHIEAQYLAYADALAGMPHLVCFAVKANSNLGVLNVLARLGAGFDIVSRGELERVLAAGGSPDKIVFSGVGKTRDDMRRALEVGVHCFNVESTDELERLQVVAAELGVRAPISLRVNPDVDAGTHPYISTGLKENKFGIAIADAEDVYIRAAQLPNLEVVGVDCHIGSQLTSLPPFLDALDRLLGLVDRLGDCGIYLRHIDLGGGLGVRYRDEEPPLAGDYIKAVRERLDGRDLALVFEPGRFIVANAGVLLTQVEYLKHTEHKDFAIVDAAMNDLIRPALYQAWMDVTAVRPRDTATRAYDIVGPICETGDFLAKDRQLALEEGDLLAVHSAGAYGFVMSSNYNTRGRTAEVLVDGDQAFEVRRRETVAELFAGESLLPE
- the dapF gene encoding diaminopimelate epimerase, whose amino-acid sequence is MLLRFTKMHGLGNDFMVLDLVSQHAHILPKHAKQWGDRHTGIGFDQLLIVEAPSNPDVDFRYRIFNSDGSEVEQCGNGARCFARFVLDKRLTAKRQIRVETKSGIIELDIRSDGQISVDMGAPRLVPADIPFEAQGQALSYPLEVDGTTVELAAVSMGNPHAVLRVSDINNAPVHELGPKIEHHPRFPARVNVGFLQVIDRNRAQLRVWERGAGETQACGTGACAAAVAAISQGWMDSPLLIDLPGGRLSIEWAGPGQPVMMTGPAVRVYEGQVRL
- a CDS encoding DUF484 family protein gives rise to the protein MKDKPQVPARQPDESPSESLEAAAIAAYLEAHPDFFVDHEELLPALRIPHQRGDTVSLVERQMTILRDRNIELRHRLSHLMDVARDNDRLFDKTRRLILALMDATSLEEVVISVEDSLRQDFQVPFVSLILLGDNALPVGRWATHADAQTAIGGLLSEDKSVCGSLREHELDFLFGEDQRKQIGSTAVVAISYQGIHGVLAIASRDPQHYKSSVGTLFLSYIAEVMGRVLPRVNNSLRSVR
- the xerC gene encoding tyrosine recombinase XerC: MERQLDAYCEHLRSERQVSPHTLDAYRRDLDKVLGWCIKQNIGSWAALDIQRLRSLIARLHSQGQSSRSLARLLSAVRGLYHYLNREGLCDHDPANGLAPPKGERRLPKTLDTDRALQLLEGAVEDDFLARRDQAILELFYSSGLRLSELTGLNLDQLDLADGMVQVLGKGSKTRLLPVGKKAREALELWLPLRAMSNPTDDAVFVSQQGRRLGPRSIQLRVKAAGERELGQNLHPHMLRHSFASHLLESSQDLRGVQELLGHSDIKTTQIYTHLDFQHLATVYDSAHPRAKRMKGDD